A window of the Mus pahari chromosome 1, PAHARI_EIJ_v1.1, whole genome shotgun sequence genome harbors these coding sequences:
- the Mkrn3 gene encoding probable E3 ubiquitin-protein ligase makorin-3, with the protein MEESTAPIEAHAAAGAEAGAEGGEGVSVPPPPQLEASGAPAGASPAPLQQASVLAPLLVAPGPASRRAASLRPAPAEGGGARSGPERNSGSWTKQILCRYYLHGQCKEGDNCRYSHDLSGRRRARGGQDSQPRASADRGPKMATRWEPPTQEVAEAPPAASSSSLPLIGSAAERGFSEAEIDNAGIRSAAERGFSEAEIDNASLAAGAGRGAGAEGWEGAIEFVPGQPYRGRMVPPHGPEAPLQSPAIEREHMAMGMGMPMPVPVPMPMPVPMPMPMPLPLCRYAARGQCLRGDRCAYPHGEICDMCGQQALHPWDAAQQEAHRRACVEAHERDMELSFAVQRSMDKVCGICMEVVYEKADPSDRRFGILFSCNHTYCLRCIRRWRSATQFENRISKSCPQCRVSSGFVIPSEFWVEEEEEKEKLVQQYKEGMSQKACRYFAGGLGHCPFGEFCFYKHEYPEGWRDQPPRPDGGGSSSAYWHQVLEPVHLREGNVLFKSRKKEHSVLRLANQLLKKLLCLRGSFSFSDDRWLLLQYQLEEYFSLNL; encoded by the coding sequence ATGGAAGAGTCTACAGCTCCCATTGAGGCCCACGCGGCCGCCGGCGCCGAGGCAGGTGCTGAGGGGGGGGAGGGTGTGTCTGTTCCCCCCCCTCCTCAGTTGGAGGCCTCTGGAGCTCCTGCGGGAGCCAGCCCGGCCCCTCTGCAGCAGGCATCGGTGCTGGCACCGCTCCTGGTGGCTCCAGGCCCAGCGAGCCGGCGCGcggcgagtttgaggccagctccgGCCGAAGGGGGCGGGGCCCGGTCTGGTCCGGAGCGCAACAGTGGCAGCTGGACGAAGCAAATCCTCTGCAGGTATTATCTGCATGGGCAGTGCAAGGAGGGCGATAACTGTCGCTACTCTCACGACCTTTCTGGGCGGCGGAGAGCTAGGGGAGGGCAAGATTCTCAGCCTCGGGCCTCTGCAGACAGAGGACCCAAGATGGCCACTCGCTGGGAGCCCCCGACTCAGGAAGTGGCGGAAGCCCCCCCTGCTGCATCCTCAAGCTCCTTGCCTCTGATTGGCTCGGCTGCTGAAAGGGGCTTCTCTGAAGCTGAGATTGACAATGCAGGCATTCGCTCAGCTGCTGAAAGGGGCTTTTCTGAAGCCGAGATTGACAATGCAAGTCTTGCAGCAGGTGCTGGGAGAGGAGCGGGTGCAGAAGGCTGGGAGGGGGCAATTGAATTTGTTCCTGGACAGCCGTACCGAGGTCGCATGGTCCCCCCGCATGGTCCCGAGGCTCCTCTGCAGAGCCCAGCAATTGAGAGAGAGCATATGGCTATGGGCATGGGGATGCCGATGCCAGTGCCAGTGCCAATGCCAATGCCAGTGCCAATGCCAATGCCAATGCCGCTGCCGCTTTGCCGCTATGCTGCCCGGGGACAGTGCCTCCGTGGGGACAGGTGTGCATACCCCCATGGAGAAATATGCGACATGTGCGGGCAGCAGGCCTTGCACCCTTGGGATGCAGCTCAGCAGGAAGCTCATAGAAGGGCCTGCGTTGAAGCACACGAGAGAGATATGGAACTCTCTTTTGCTGTGCAGCGCAGCATGGACAAAGTGTGTGGCATCTGCATGGAGGTGGTCTATGAGAAAGCTGACCCCAGCGACCGCCGCTTTGGCATTCTTTTCAGCTGCAACCACACCTACTGTCTTAGGTGTATCCGCAGGTGGAGAAGTGCCACACAGTTTGAGAACAGGATCAGTAAGTCCTGCCCACAGTGCAGGGTCTCCTCTGGCTTTGTCATTCCTAGTGAGTTctgggtggaggaggaagaggagaaggagaaacttGTTCAGCAGTATAAGGAGGGAATGAGCCAGAAAGCGTGCAGGTATTTCGCTGGAGGCCTAGGTCACTGCCCATTTGGAGAATTCTGTTTTTACAAGCATGAATACcccgagggctggagagatcagCCTCCGAGACCAGATGGTGGTGGATCGTCAAGCGCATACTGGCATCAAGTTTTGGAGCCTGTGCATTTGCGAGAGGGAAACGTGCTGTTTAAAAGCCGTAAAAAGGAGCATTCCGTGCTTCGCCTGGCCAATCAGTTGCTTAAGAAGTTGCTTTGCCTGAGAGGcagtttttccttctctgatgACCGTTGGCTCTTGCTTCAGTACCAGCTGGAAGAATATTTCAGTTTGAATCTGTAG